From Thalassophryne amazonica chromosome 5, fThaAma1.1, whole genome shotgun sequence:
accgacttcttctgaaacttctctgttctctcacgacgtcctggatcaatagagcctgaaatgtggaggttttcagcttgaaacaggctgacgacggcgcctgagagcgctgcacgacgtcccactgcgtgggaagtccttaaagcgacagtatcacctcaaaatctctcatcagccgttaaaattttcaccgaaaaccagcttcatttttcgaaccgtgtccacttcgatgtgtctcacaggtttagaaaaattttgatcaaacaaagcgccagtctctcagcaacttctcagacaaaggaattccgacgaggggctggacgactcctcccacaaggagtgctcacaggcgaatgacgtcaccgacaggcgtggaaaaactcacacatgcgcacgagggttcaagcatgtctgacgtaaaaacatatgaatgaaatccatatagtttttgaaaaaaataaaaaggacctatactttattgacagacctcgtactctagTCCAAAAACTGTCTGGTAACACGTATTTAACCTTGATATAAGATATTTCATCTTAGTAAGAGTTCATTTTTTGCAGTGCATGTATTCTCAGCTCCTTGAATTTTCACCAAGTCAAATAAGCTGTTGCACTGAAGTGACCCATGATGACCAGAAGATTGTCACCTTTGGGGATGTCCTCAATCACTGACTGGAGCTGCGAGCTAAAAGTCACTCACTGAGATATGACTAACCACAGACTGAGACAACAAAATAAGCACTAAATACAACTCCTGTGCATGATGTTCACACTTATTTCACAAATCCAAAGTAATTGTTGGTATTTTGAGGCTATATTGAAAGTTGCTGTTGTTCATACGTGTCAAACTGCAACTCGGGTTTAGTCTTCTGTCAAAGAATTATGACCGGGTTTTCTCTGAGTGGACTGTTGGCTCACCAGCAGCTCTATCTCTCTGTCTGCTGTGAACCCAGATTATGTAGTTAATGTACAACCAAGGAGGCAGGAACAGACCTTCCTTTATGTCTGAAGAAGCAAAGAAACCTTCACAACGTATCACACCAACTGCAGCTACCACAGGTACTTCTTGGTTACATACTTGCTGTTACGACATACAGGCACAACTATCACCATCGCACCTTCAAACCTATCCTAGAATCCTCCTACTGATGCTCATCAAGAGCTCTGATAGGTCTTCTTGCCACCTGAGGAGAAAAAGTGTAAAAGAGCATCTGGAAACAATGACTGAGATGATTAAGGTAAAGTTGTGGTCTGCTGCTCGTTTCGGGCTGCTCGGTGTGGGAATTGCGTTGACGTGCGTTGGAGCGTATCTACTGTCTCTGCAGACCGAATACAAGTTCACACGGAGGGTCATCTCAGCTTACGTCATTATTGCATGTGGGTTACTGGCTGAGCTTGTTGGTGTTTTCTGGGCCATCTGTCACAGTATGAAGAGCAAGATATACCACAGAGATGGACATGACCAGAACATTCACATCTACACGATTGAAAGGTAACAGTTGTGGCACCTGTGCCCACTTCAGAATGTTCAAGAGAACACACAAAATGCTTAAGCTATTTATTCCTAATTCAGCTATTTTTACACAGCAGTGTTGGTAATATTAATTAATGTATTTAACcgttatttaatcaggttagtcccattgagatcgagacctcttttacaagggggacctgaacaatttttaaagtttccaatccacctaacctgcatgtctttggatgtgggaggaaaccggagcacccagagagaatccacacaaacacaaggagaatatgcaaactgctAATAAGTTATCTTGTTTCTCTAGTGTATGTCGCACAAAATAATTTATATAAAATTGTTTGAATTTACCaaaagattttatttattaattgattattatttatttatttccttaaaTGCAAGATTCTTTTCTCAAAACTCATACTTTCATTACATTAATATAGTGTTATTTTTTTCTCACCAGTGAAAATTTTCTTATTGCCTTCAGATATGGAATATAATCACTCCTTAGCTTTCTGTCTTCTTTCAACAGTAGCCAAATCcgggaaaaatgtaaataattatTCTGTAGGAAAAAATTATTCTCAAATGGAGTGTATTTTCCTTCCATGATAATTTGAAATAATAATCAAAAATACTTCTGCCTAATTCATAACAATCATTGTAATGTTAATATGACTTTTGCAAAACTACTTAACTTTTTCATTTAGACTTTTCTATCAACTAAATTTATCATTACAGGGGTTGTATTgtgcaaaacctttttttttttttttttttgccatttacaGTTACCATGCAGTTTGAGACAAATGGAGTCAAATAGAGGGGATAAATTTGTTTGGGGAGCACAATATGACCCCATTAAGTTCCTGGAAACTTGAAAGCATATGTTATTTTCTCTGCATGCAAGAAGCTgtcaaaacattttcattccagctGGAAAATATTTTATAAATATTTACAAGGGtcctttacaatttttttttttgataattatATCTGTGTTTATTCCTTTAAAATTCCTTTAAAACCTGGTATGATGGTTTCTGTATTCGCCTGTGCAGGCCCAGCTCCTACCCCCCATCATATGAGGAGTCCCAGAGGAGCCAGGTGTGTCCTACAAACTGTGAGTCCATCATAGTGATGGACGGCGTGGACGTGACGGTGAGCCTGGCCCCTCCGCTGTACAGTCTGAACAGCTCAGAGGCTCCGGACTGCACGTGGAGCTGGGAGCAGCCTCCTCCTTACAGTCTGTTAAAGCCCGATGTCCAGACACACTCAGAGGAGCAGGAGGCCTCGTCTGGAAACTGACAGAAGACAAACGTTTTCCAAAGCTGCTGACTGAAAAGGAAGGCACGCTAATGGTGGATTAATACGACTTCCACGCCTGGCTAAATTCACCTGATGTGATGATTTCTGCTTCACCTGTGCAGACCTAGCTCAGAGAAAGTTTCATGCCAATGGGAAATGGTCGGCGTCCCCGTGGCTGTGAATCCACACTGTCAAATAACGCTTTTTCATATActgtaaaacacatcagtgtacaaaacacagtttttctCAAGATGAATATGACATTCTTCTTCCATTATGATTTGTGTTATTGTATAACAACATGATGAAACTGTAGTATTTATGAATGTGTACAAACTTGTACTTGAtaaattttttatgtttaacaacatattgccttttttttttttttttgcattgtacatgaggttttatataatggctgagtggattcttgtcatttgattggtgctttgtatgtcacatgacatggattaattcatcccatttgtgttgcattgcattcagagtgcggcttggttccatttagagtgcaaatttggttccatacgtttggtaccattgcactctccgtGCACATGCGCACGCAAGCTTGCACGTCCTCGTGCACGCATGCACATAAGTGCGTGTGCATACTTTTGCACGTGCACGTACGAGCATactcgtgcacacacacatcacgcaCGCACATGCTCGCACACGCGTACGTGCGTGCCCACGCATGCTCGTGCGCGCACATGTACACGCACCCACatgtgtgcacgcacgcacacacaaagccaatccactgtgctgcttggaggttgttagcaggaagaaagaacaaaagctggactcatttctgacttgattttttttttcgctacACTGAGGACgcatacagtcttatttttgttgttcacgcatgcacaagcgccgaccaggttgcgtatgtgtgcgcgcgcgtgggggacgtgactctcctgagacattttttttttttgttttcccctgtctgcatatacgagtatagtaatggtaaatgccacactgtcagaaccatttatgaacattaatactcaTAAATGCAATTTATTCtattcctgagacataatttgagctaactgacactgctaattcttgtaagacacacacacacacacacaaaacaaatccactgtgttgtctgttagcaggaagagagaaagaaaacctggactcatttctgacgtgacttttttttttcgctgcactgagcagGTACACAGCTCGGTTGTGTCTGCACACGCGTGCCCATgcgggacagcgacatgatgactTGCCTGAGTTAACTGacactgctacacacacacacacacacacacacacacacacacacacacacacacacacacacacacacacacacacacacacacacacacacacacacacacacacacacacacacacacaaaatccactcggctgtaagctgtctggatgcatgaagagctgctcacataaaacgctgatgtgatttttggctggactgtggaactacacaaagtcttttttttatggaagtccgaagtcagtgcacagcatcactggactacacatcacagtggaacaccaaaaggtaagtaccttttctgttgtttataaattaataaaatatcaaatgacaatgatctagtttagccgttatatgtataaaacaaataatgaatgtttttacattatttcaatggtacgaatatttaattcggtaccactgaactcataaacagtcattatttgtataatattttggATTGTAGAGCATAAAAATCAGTTGGACTACACATactcagtgttgccaaagtaactttattAGTTcctttttttagttgctttatacacttacttcattagcagctttatgcagttactttcttagaagctgccgacaacttgcaactaataaggtaactagtaactaatggttacttttctgagtattcaatcttaaaaataacagttagattacaagttactttattatttacattcagcagctgccatcaagttgtccgcagctgctcatgaaataactgtataaagtaaccaatacagtaacttttcaaagttactttggcaaaacTGCACATATAtacacctgggtttgattcctggtcacgctACTTGTCTGCGATCTTGATGCACTTCTTCAGTAGTGTCCTAGTCCACCTAACTGTAAACCGCTATGGACCGTGGcttgagatgcaaactgacggacTGGCATCTTAACCAGGGGAAGTCATAGGCTCTCATCTGATTCATGCTACAGAAACTGAACCTGAATACGGGCACCACAAAGCCTCAGGACCTACACTAAATAGAACTTTCTTCTTCTAAACATTTCAAACTCATACTTTTTCATAACTTGTCataggtcaccaggtctcttaaTACATGTATTAAAGATTGCATCTGACTCTATCACATAAACACTGGTGAACATTTTCTAAATGAGCtgattccagttaagggttatTGGACAGGAGATAGTCCAGGAAAAATAAGGTTTGACCTCAAACAAATTGCAaaagaatttattttttcaccaatACTTCAGAAGGACCATAGAAACAACATACTAAAAATCCTCTAAAATCCAAGTGGTGGAAGGGTgtcaaatttaaaatttaaaaaaattgccACCAAATTACAATATAAGCCGAATATCACTTTTTAAAACTATGAATGGTAGTTATTTTGGTGTCTATAATTATGTTTTCATGTATGGGGTATCCATTAATAATAACTAAAATCCATCCAGGGTGGCAGCcatcttttatttttaaaatggccACTCATAAAGCTAAAAGTGGCTATTATTTTGTAAACGCATGTAGAATCATGTGCGGgatacatacagaaatgatcTTGGTGTCTAGGTCATAGGTTTTCTGGTATGATGTGTTAACTTGTGACCATAATTATATTTGCATGTAGATATTTCTGTTGTATAAAGCTTGTATATATGCTTGCGCTCTGCCATCTGAAAATGTACAGTATATCCTCGATGGAGGTGCTCTGCTACACAGACTTGCCTGACAGCATGGCACAACTTATAACGAAATTTGTCAACACTGCTGCAGGTATGTGGCCCGGCACTATGGAAAACCTATGATTGTGTTTGATGGCTATCAAGATGGTCCAAGCACAAAGGACACAGCACACAGAAGACGAGCAGGAGCCAATTCTGGAGCAACTGTGCATATCTCAGGTTCCATGGACTTCAATGGGAAGAAAGACATCTTCCTCAGCAACAAGGTTAACAAGCACTGCTTCATTTCCCTGCTCCGGGATCATCTTGAGTAAAGTGCATGCTGCACAGACCAGGCCAGGGGAGATGCAGATTTGCTGATCGCCAAACCAGCAATAGCAGAAGCAGAAAGTAAGCTAACACCATTATGTCTTATTGGGGATGACACGGACTTGTTGGTGTTGCTCTGCTACCACACCAAAGTCACAACAACTAACCTGTACTTCAGACCAGAACCCAAACACGGAGGAAATCATCCACCACGACGTTGGAATATTGCAGTCCTCAAGAGAGCTGTGGGCCCACAGGTTTGCAAGAGCATCCTATTTGCACATGCCTTCCTTGGTTGTGACATGACATCTGCTGTCTATGGCCTGGGAAAAGGATCATCAGTGAAGCAGATTTCAGACAATGCACTTCTCAAAGCTCAGGCTGAAGTCTTCAACAATCCAGAGAGCACAAGAGAGGAGGTCTTAGCTGCTGGAGAGACTGCTCTAGTCTGCCTGTACAAGGGTACTACAGGAGAGTGTCAGGACAAACTTCGATTCAAGAACTTTCACTAAAAGGTTGTTGTTAGCAAAGCATTTGTAGACCCCCAGGTGCTTCCACCTATTTCAGCAGCTGCCACGTTTCATAGCCTGAGGACATTTTGCCAAGTACAAGAGTGGTTGGGCAACAGAATGAAACTAGAAGAGTGGGGTTGGGAAGTGAGGAATGGACAATGCATGCCTGGTCTCTCAGATAGAGAAGTTGCCCCATCTGAGCTACTTGAAATGATGAGGTGCAATTGTTCAACAGAGTGTTCTACAAGGAGGTGTGCCTGCAGGAAACAGGATATGGAATGTTCACCAGCATGTGGCCAGTGCCATGGTGTGTGTAGGAACACAAGCCAAGCATTTGACAATGATTCTGACACTTCTGATGAGTGATCTATGGGAAAACATTGTATATTACTGTACAGCAGCATGTGGCCAGtgctatgataataataatatgttaCCAATACTGTAGTTATAGAATAACCACAGTTTAACATTTAACAGTTAAACATTAGCTTAGTAAAAAATCTTAGTTCTAAACCTTGAGTGTTTCAACTTCtcattgtattttttgtttgtataaTTTGTTAATTTTGTACTCATATATATGTACAAGTATATATAAACAGTATATTTCTCATTGCCATTAtttgttaaattattttaaaatacagttaaggctgaaataaaatatggctTTTTATGTGCCATTCATCCATCTTATTTTATTagatcattatatatatatatatatatatatatatatatatatatatatatatatatatagttcattGTCCCTCTAAATTTCGGTTTTGATGGCAAAGTCATTCCTGTATGCTGATGTATATTAACCTAAAGCTTACTttggctgccatcttgaaaaatcACAGATTTGAAGCCTTTCCACCACTTAGATTTTAGAGGATTTTTAATGTCTTTTCTGAGGCCTTTCTGCACGTAGTGGTGATAGAGAAAATTATTTTGCAATTTGTTTGAGGTTGACCCCTTTTTTTTGCTAGGTTTCCTGGACTAAGAGGGGCTGGATCCTATTCCAGCAGGCGAGAGCaaaggtacaccttggacagtccaccagtctattgcaaggctgacacatatagacagacattacattacattcattTAGCTGACGCTTTTATAAGTTGCAAGTGAGGAATCACAATGAAGattttgatgatggattaggagcaggtgtgatatTCAGTGAGACAAACAGAGAGTTTCCATGAAACTAAAACAGAGACGTCAACTTTCTGTTTTAACAAGAGTTATGTTCTACAACTAAATTCatattgtcattgtcatattAGTTTTGCCATGAGAATGAGGGAGATGGTTGTGCCAGATAGACAGTGAATTGGGTCCTTGAGAGAGAACACAGAGCACAGAAATGTAATAAAGAAATAAACAGTTATATTCTGATTGGTTGTTACATGCTAACCCTCAAATTACTGTCACAAGTTTCACATGACTGTGTGGAAAGGATCTTTATATGTAGACATGCACATAAATGGTGCTCActtgcttgtgcatgctaaacgTAGATGATGTGCAGCAGAAGACACAGAGGGAAGCACTTTTCAGAAGGAAAGGAATTGCTTAGAAATGTACAGCTTGTAACAAAGGCACTTCACTCCGTGTTTTGTACTGCGCGTCATTTATATTCAGCAGGCACCAGCACCTGAGCAGTGGGGCAgcgtagtctcgtttgaacccctgtgtgatatcgtgtgatttgaccacttctggggacagcttgccattgcacaacacaaacacagcatcactttactgttttgttttcagctgcaatcatggAAGCAGTCGGAAAAAGTGCAgtgtttttttggttcccagttgaGAAGGGAAGACTAGACAAATGGGAAAGGTTTTGTTGGTAGGTTTTAGCGAGATTTAATTAGTATAATGATAATAGGGTGGGCTTTattgcccaccctcaaacgagactatggTGCCCAATAGTTGTGTGCACATCTGTTAATATGAATGCAGctgaaacagacacacaca
This genomic window contains:
- the LOC117509811 gene encoding transmembrane protein 252-like, whose product is MLIKSSDRSSCHLRRKSVKEHLETMTEMIKVKLWSAARFGLLGVGIALTCVGAYLLSLQTEYKFTRRVISAYVIIACGLLAELVGVFWAICHSMKSKIYHRDGHDQNIHIYTIERPSSYPPSYEESQRSQVCPTNCESIIVMDGVDVTVSLAPPLYSLNSSEAPDCTWSWEQPPPYSLLKPDVQTHSEEQEASSGN